One part of the Solea solea chromosome 1, fSolSol10.1, whole genome shotgun sequence genome encodes these proteins:
- the LOC131459981 gene encoding high choriolytic enzyme 1-like, with the protein MKFYSAVVTLLICAVSLTSQVPLEKSEEYSGNNVEDDDFSVSTLLEKANANLGKNLNEPLVLFGDIAVPTGFENADECTARGCLWPKASDGNVYVPYRISSAYSQGQQNTIVQGLRSFAQSTCIRFTPLQRGMRDFVDIQSQSGCYSFVGRRGNGQVVSLARQGCVFQSVIQHELLHALGFNHEQTRSDRDEHVRIVPQNIIRGMEFNFRKLNTRNLGTPYDYNSVMHYGRFAFSSNRQPTIVPIPDPNVAIGRANQMSRTDILRVNRLYQCNSNASKRDRKPVQKEQ; encoded by the exons ATGAAGTTCTACTCTGCTGTTGTGACTCTGCTCATCTGTGCAGTCAGCCTCACTTCACAG GTTCCTCTGGAAAAGAGTGAAGAATACTCTG GCAACAATGTTGAAGACGATGATTTCAGTGTGTCCACGCTGTTAGAGAAGGCCAATGCTAATCTTG gaAAGAACCTGAATGAGCCTCTGGTGCTGTTTGGAGACATAGCGGTTCCCACGGGTTTTGAGAACGCTGATGAATGCACAGCACGTGGCTGCCTGTGGCCAAAAGCCTCTGACGGAAACGTATACGTGCCATACCGTATCTCCAGTGCCTACT CCCAAGGACAGCAAAACACAATCGTCCAGGGTCTACGCTCGTTTGCCCAGTCCACCTGCATCCGATTCACACCCTTACAGAGAGGAATGAGGGACTTTGTAGACATCCAGTCTCAGTCAGG GTGTTACTCATTTGTTGGGCGTCGGGGAAATGGTCAGGTAGTCTCTCTGGCGCGCCAGGGTTGTGTTTTCCAATCGGTCATCCAACACGAGCTCCTTCACGCCCTGGGCTTCAACCACGAGCAGACACGTTCCGACAGGGATGAGCATGTTCGCATCGTGCCGCAGAATATTATCCGTG GAATGGAGTTTAACTTCAGGAAGCTCAACACAAGAAACCTGGGCACACCTTATGACTACAACTCTGTCATGCACTACGGAAG GTTTGCTTTCTCAAGTAACAGGCAGCCGACCATTGTTCCCATCCCCGACCCTAACGTTGCCATTGGCAGAGCCAATCAGATGAGCCGTACCGACATCCTCCGTGTGAACCGCCTTTACCAGTGCA ATTCAAATGCCTCCAAACGTGACAGGAAGCCTGTGCAGAAAGAGCAATAG